A stretch of DNA from Montipora foliosa isolate CH-2021 chromosome 4, ASM3666993v2, whole genome shotgun sequence:
gctatgaatggctgcgaggctgccgctgaccttgtattgatacagacctcactgcctttatcatgtaaattgtgttaccGTAATTCCAATTAGTCTACATAAACattagaaaaacacaaaggtttgtatcaaaagagGTTGACCGGGAGCCTCGCTTCCCTTCTTGGGCTAGGAAACttggctacaactgtaaaatgatgtATGTAACTCTATTGAAGAACGAAGAAcgatcagtttttcaaaaactcgttaactctcaaggaaagaaatgacTCCAAAAAGATGGTGTTACGCAACTGCTAGAAACTGCAGCCAGACCATGACAATATAAGATACACTGATCTCAAGGCaccgatgggatttgaacccatgacctcctgtttactagacaggcgctctaaccaactgagctacggcgCCATGCTTAGATTGcgtgtttgaaaatgaaatcgaaaACATTTATTTCGTTTGACAGAGAAGCTTCCTTTTTTGTATGTACGCATCTATGTTCCCTCCACATTGGCGCATGAAACTCGATCGCACGAAAACAAGAATTGGCCGGTTAGTGTCGTTTTTCTCCCCGCCATCTTGGAGGTTGCAATTCCTTCTGAACGCATCATATCATAGGTGACCTGGCCCATTAGGTCAGCCGGCAGAGCGTGATGCTAATAACGCCAAGTCCTGAGTTCGAAcctcacatggaccaaggcTTCTTCCATCTTTTGTTCCGAGGGAGTGTggtcttcaaattttttttctctacctGTTAGTCTTGTAGGGTAATTCTGCCTTAGGTGATGAAAAGTGCCGGTCTTAAGTTCAGGGGCGGGCCTTTCGTGCTTTAATTTATCGAAAACGTGTCGCTGGGATTTTGTCGGAGCTGTTACCTTCACGAAACTAAGATTGAGTCTTTGGAGAGAGTTGTCGTGGCCTGGAATTCTTGGCTGTGAGATCGGTAGAGGCCCAACATTTTGCAAGCTAGAACTTTTCACAAGATGAATGTTTGAGTTCATCAACACAAAAGGTGAGTGTGTATTTCCCTCAGCCTTGATGGCATGAGTTGAATTCCCGATCAATCGATATATTGATAAAACCTTGACTTGCAATGATGGCATGAATAACCACCAGAGATGTTCAGAAAGCGGCCGACTCTAAGTTTGGCACAGGTGGTTACAGGGTTTGTTCTTTTGCACCATCTTAGATCTGTCttgcattaaaaacaatttgaagctgACCAATCTTCCCTCTTTTCCTTAAAAGGTTCTTGGTCAGTGCATTTTAAGTTGATTATAGTAACgggggattagctcaaatggtagagcgcccgctttgcatgcgggaagtaccgggatcgatacccggattctccacttttgttaaccgaaattgagttttatcaacggtgttgataatgtaaactggccatcgtacagagattctaaaagctaatagaatctctgtacggtggccaatttacattatcaactccgttgataaaaccaaatttttgtatactgcttccccaccgacgcagcatcacagtttctttagaaactacccctttcattcttttgttaacCGAGATGCCTCAATAGACTAAATTCTattacaacaatcgtcacttaaGCACGAAATCGGATAAGAGCGCTTGTTCAAAAAACGCTATGAGTACCGAGTAACCTGGTCcgttagctcagtcggcagagcgtggtgctaataacgccaaggtcgtgagttcgaaccTCACATGGACCAAGTCTTTCCCTCTCTTTTGTTCCGTGAGAGTTtggtcttgaaattttctttctggacttGTTGGTTTGGTGGAATGATTCTCGCTTAAGAATGGAAAAGTACTGGTCTTAAGTCCAGTGGCGGCCCTTTCGTGCTTTACTTTATCGAAAACGTGTCACTGGGGTTTTGTCGGAGCTGTAGCCCTCATCTAACTAACATTGAGTACTTAGAGAAAGGTGTCGTCACCATGAATTCCTGGCTGTGAGATCGGTAGAGGCCCAAGATTGTGCAAGCTAGAGTTTTCCAGAAAAGTTTTTCAGCTTATCAACACGAAAGGTAAGTGTGTTTTTCCAGGAGTCTTGATGGCATTTGTTGAATCCCCGATCAATAATTGACATCTGATGAAACTTTGTCTTGCAATAATTGCCTGAGCAAGCACTAGAGATGTTCAGAAATCGGATGACTCTAAGTTTGGTACCGATGGTTGTAGAGTTTGTTGGTTagcaccatcttggatatgtcTCGCACTGAAAACAATTTGGAGCAATCTTCTTCTTCAACCAATCTTCCCTGTCTTCTTTAAAAGGTTGTTGGTGTGCCTTATAAATGGGCTATAGTAACgggggattagctcaaatggtagagcgcccgcttcgcatgcgggaggtaccgggatcgatACCCGGATCCTCCACTCTTGCACCATTCTGAAGTCAACCGAAGTACCTCAGAAGCAAAAAATCTATTACAGCAATCGGCAAtaggtcattttacagttgtttgctcagtgacctaggctatgaatggctgcgaggctgccgctgaccttgtattgatacagacctcactgcctTTATTATGTAAATTGTGTTACTGTAATTGCAATTAGTCTACATAAACattagaaaaacacaaaggtttgtatcaaaagagGTTGACCGGGAGCCTCGCTTCCTTTCTTGGGCTAGGAAACttggctacaactgtaaaatgatgtATGTAACTCTATTGAAGAACGAAGAAcgatcagtttttcaaaaactcgttaactctcaaggaaagaaatgacTCCAAAAAGATGGTGTTACTCAACTGCAAGAAAGTGCAGCCAGACCATGACAATATAAGATACACTGATCTCAAGGCaccgatgggatttgaacccatgacctcctgtTTCCTAGACAGGCgctctaactaactgagctaCGGCGCCATGCttaagccccgtttacacgagcaatttttatgtgacaacttttatgtgacaatttttatttgctcgtgtagatgagggaaattggccaatttttatgtgacaaatacatttgctgaaaagctggcgtgttagcttttatgtgacaattaaAAATTGTCATACAcggaaaattgctcgtgtagacgactcgtcacataaaatgtggcaaatatTGGTGGTCCCCAAGCTTCCACTGAGAACgcgatcaaaatggcggcctccACGTCGATCAGCGCTGCTTCCAGTAGAGGAATTTATTGGCCAGATCGAGTAGTGACTTTGTTGCTAGAGGCCGTCAGAGAAAAGGAGAGTCTCTGGAACACCAAAAGCGAGGCATACAAGAACCGAAACGTAAAAAAAGCACAGTACGAGGAAGTACTGCAGGtgataaaagaagaattgcCAGACGTTGATCTGGCAAGCCTCAAAGGTATGTCTACCACTGTTGTTATCGTTAATATAAAGCAAGAATGTATGATATATATtgctaaactgaaataattttacCTGCAATTTGTAGGCTTTTGTGCAAAACcatttgaatttaaaaaaaatcaaaatttgcatttacaTTCTTTTATCTGGCTTTAATTCCTTAGGTAAAATACAGAGTTTACGAACATTTTACCGTGAAGAGGTGAGAAAAATAAAGAAGAGCCAGGGTACAGGTAGTGGGGCAAGCGATGTTTATGTATCAAAGTGGAAGTTTTTCGATGAGTGCAGCTTCCTAGATGAGGTAATATACAGCAACCGGCAGGTATTTACTAATGTCAGAGATGAAGATTCATCACCAGGACCTGGAGGTGAGGAAGAGCAGCTGGCAAATTATGATAATGCAGATACAGAGAGCGAGAGTAATGTTAGTGTTAAAAGTGCAAGCACTACGTACACAACAAAGAGGAAGAGATCTGATGACAATCCTTTGCTGGAGTCTGCCACATCTGCCCTGAACCAGCTTGCAAAAAATGCAGCATCTGCACCTGAAGATGAATGGGATATTTTCGGTAAGGATGTGGCCAGTTCCATCCGACACCTGGGGGATAAAGATTTGCAACGAAGGGTTAAGTTTGCGGTCCAATCAGCAATCTTTCAAGCAACAGAGCCCCCAAGAGTTCCATATCAGCATTATTATCAAAGAGATGATTCATTTTCTGCCCAGCTACAACAGCCACCATACTAAATGACTTAAGACATGTTGATAGTATAAGAATGACTCATAGGAAAACTTAGACCTTATGGCAGACCAGAGTATAGTGCATTCCTGTCCCCAACAGGTAGCAATTGCCTATTATATTACTACAAAAAGTATCCACTTTGTCCTCACTCAAACCCTCTTCTTGTCAAGAGATTCCTCACCAATGAACCCCTCAGAAATATTCTTGACTCGGGTATGGGCCTGAGCAAATTACTATGTACTCTACTGAATCTTTTTATTCTGTAGCGGAAGTCAATAGTTTTAGCAGCTTACTGTAGTTGTTTGTTAAAGTTACAGTCAGTGATaatattttgcttttgaaaattgcATACTTGTAAAGTTTACACTGTAAATgcacaaaata
This window harbors:
- the LOC137998826 gene encoding uncharacterized protein; this encodes MAASTSISAASSRGIYWPDRVVTLLLEAVREKESLWNTKSEAYKNRNVKKAQYEEVLQVIKEELPDVDLASLKGKIQSLRTFYREEVRKIKKSQGTGSGASDVYVSKWKFFDECSFLDEVIYSNRQVFTNVRDEDSSPGPGGEEEQLANYDNADTESESNVSVKSASTTYTTKRKRSDDNPLLESATSALNQLAKNAASAPEDEWDIFGKDVASSIRHLGDKDLQRRVKFAVQSAIFQATEPPRVPYQHYYQRDDSFSAQLQQPPY